In Jaculus jaculus isolate mJacJac1 chromosome 4, mJacJac1.mat.Y.cur, whole genome shotgun sequence, a single genomic region encodes these proteins:
- the Zpld1 gene encoding zona pellucida-like domain-containing protein 1 yields MDQIWLLLLLTMRVLPGSAQFNSYNCDANLHSRFPAERDISVYCGVQAITMKINFCTVLFSGYSETDLALNGRHGDSHCRGFINNNTFPAVVIFIINLSTLEGCGNNLVVSTVPGVSGYGNATSMQIGNISGYIDTPDPPAVISYLPGLLYKFSCSYPLEYLVNNTQLASSSAAISVRENNGTFVSTLNLLLYNDSTYREQLIIPSIGLPLKTKVFAAVQATNLDNRWNVLMDYCYTTPSGNPSDDIRYDLFLSCDKDPQTTVIENGRSQRGRFSFEVFRFVKHKNQKMSTVFLHCVTKLCRADDCAFLMPICGNRKRRDAGSRTTWSPQSTSGNAVLSAGPIITRSDETPTNNSQLGSLNVPSFQLNTLTSALISGMVILGVMSFSLLLCSLALLHRKGPTSLVLNGTRNPVFE; encoded by the exons CTGAAAGAGACATCAGTGTCTACTGTGGGGTGCAGGCCATTACAATGAAGATTAATTTTTGCACAGTCCTTTTCTCGGGTTATTCTGAAACAGATCTGGCTCTGAACGGAAGGCATGGGGATTCCCACTGCAGGGGGTTCATCAATAACAACACCTTTCCAGCAGTGGTCATTTTTATCATCAATCTCAGCACCTTGGAGGGCTGTGGAAACAATTTAGTG GTATCCACAGTTCCTGGTGTCAGTGGTTATGGAAATGCAACTTCAATGCAAATAGGaaatatttcaggatatattGATACTCCAGACCCGCCAGCAGTCATCAGCTATCTTCCTGGTCTTCTGTACAAGTTTAGTTGTAGTTACCCATTGGAGTACCTGGTTAATAATACCCAGCTGGCTTC GTCCTCAGCTGCTATTTCTGTGAGAGAGAACAATGGAACATTTGTCAGCACTTTGAACTTGCTCCTTTATAAT GATTCAACCTACAGAGAGCAGTTAATTATCCCAAGTATTGGGTTACCTTTGAAAACCAAAGTATTTGCAGCTGTGCAAGCTACTAACCTGGACAACAG ATGGAATGTTCTAATGGACTATTGCTATACGACCCCCTCAGGGAACCCAAGTGATGATATTCGGTACGATCTTTTCCTTAG CTGTGACAAAGATCCTCAAACGACTGTCATTGAAAATGGCAGAAGCCAGCGGGGCCGGTTTTCATTTGAAGTGTTCCGGTTCGTGAAGCACAAGAATCAGAAAATGTCTACCGTGTTCCTGCACTGCGTCACCAAGCTCTGCAGAGCGGATGACTGCGCCTTCCTCATGCCA ATTTGTGGcaacagaaaaaggagagatgCTGGGAGCCGGACCACTTGGAGCCCACAGAGCACTTCCGGAAACGCGGTCCTCTCTGCTGGTCCCATCATCACGCGGAGTG ATGAGACTCCAACCAACAATTCACAGCTTG GTTCTCTGAATGTGCCTTCTTTCCAGCTCAACACCCTCACCAGTGCCCTGATATCAGGAATGGTCATTCTGGGAGTCATGAGTTTTTCCCTTCTCTTGTGCTCCCTGGCCCTTCTGCATAGGAAGGGGCCCACCAGCTTAGTGTTGAATGGCACAAGAAATCCCGTCTTTGAGTGA